The proteins below are encoded in one region of Aequorivita iocasae:
- a CDS encoding SDR family oxidoreductase → MKNVIITGTSRGIGFEMVKLFSEAGHKVLALSRNSKPISDLKLKNVTALEFDIADESETVKLSEYLQKGMNSVDILINNAGFLVNKPFAEITSEEFKKCYEVNVFGAASLMQTVLPFMKKSGHIVNISSMGGVQGSVKFPGLSAYSSSKGAIITLTELLAEEYKETGPAFNVLALGSVQTEMLEEAFPGFKAPLSATEMAQYIMDFSLTGNKFYNGKILQVSSTTP, encoded by the coding sequence ATGAAAAATGTTATAATCACAGGGACTTCCCGAGGCATCGGTTTTGAAATGGTAAAACTTTTTTCCGAAGCAGGACACAAAGTTTTGGCGCTTTCGCGGAATTCAAAACCAATTTCAGATTTAAAACTGAAAAATGTAACCGCTCTGGAATTTGACATCGCCGATGAATCTGAAACTGTAAAGCTTTCGGAATATCTTCAAAAAGGGATGAATTCTGTGGATATTTTAATAAACAATGCAGGTTTTTTGGTAAACAAACCTTTTGCTGAAATTACTTCCGAAGAGTTTAAAAAATGCTACGAAGTGAATGTATTTGGAGCTGCCTCATTGATGCAGACCGTACTTCCATTTATGAAAAAAAGTGGACACATAGTAAACATCAGCAGTATGGGTGGCGTTCAGGGGAGTGTGAAATTTCCTGGACTTAGCGCATACAGCAGCAGTAAAGGTGCAATCATTACATTAACCGAATTGCTCGCCGAGGAATACAAAGAAACCGGTCCGGCTTTCAACGTTCTTGCTTTAGGCTCTGTGCAAACCGAAATGCTGGAAGAAGCTTTCCCGGGTTTTAAGGCACCACTTTCAGCAACTGAAATGGCGCAGTATATAATGGATTTTTCCCTTACGGGGAATAAATTCTACAACGGAAAAATTTTGCAGGTTTCAAGTACAACCCCTTGA
- a CDS encoding DUF389 domain-containing protein, whose translation MGNSENNDDIKITPNDNEFENIKLNTWQSIKKFLTELFDIRSESDRDATIEAVKKDISFKGHTAWILIFSIFVASIGLNVSSTAVVIGAMLISPLMGPIVGIGLSVAINDVDTLKRSLINLGVMVFLSVLTAFLYFKLSPLTEETPELIARTYPTILDVLIAIFGGLGLIVAKTKSGTIASVIFGVAIATALMPPLCTVGYGLAIGNASYAGGALYLFSINAVFIALATFIVSKILQFPLVRYANSKRRKRTAQIATVIAIAVMVPSVWLFVKLLDQQVFENKTKEFVKNVINYEGAEVVKFTQDYKTKNIDVYLIGRPVPQNKINDWLTQLEDTENLEGSRLRIYQGADQSGEMAAKLSGEIKAGILEDLYVKNEQIIQDKDEKIRFLENEIALLKIQNVPFKELSEEIKINYESIETFSYSNKITTNFKSIDTLPVINIRWKNNVPSKTRREDLTKIKAWLKFKLKLDTLQVSEYR comes from the coding sequence ATGGGTAACTCAGAAAATAATGACGACATCAAAATCACTCCCAATGATAACGAGTTTGAAAATATAAAACTCAATACATGGCAGAGTATAAAAAAATTCCTGACCGAGCTTTTTGATATTCGTTCAGAATCTGATCGTGATGCTACTATTGAAGCGGTAAAGAAAGATATATCATTTAAGGGGCATACCGCTTGGATTCTTATATTTTCCATCTTTGTAGCTTCTATTGGGTTAAATGTAAGTAGTACCGCGGTGGTAATTGGCGCAATGCTTATTTCACCCTTAATGGGGCCTATTGTGGGTATAGGCTTATCAGTAGCAATTAACGATGTGGATACCCTTAAGCGTTCGCTTATAAATTTGGGTGTAATGGTTTTTTTAAGTGTACTCACGGCTTTTCTCTATTTTAAACTTTCCCCCTTAACCGAAGAAACTCCAGAACTTATTGCGAGAACATACCCTACAATTTTGGATGTTTTGATAGCCATTTTTGGCGGATTGGGGTTGATTGTGGCGAAAACCAAAAGCGGAACAATAGCCAGTGTAATATTTGGGGTTGCTATTGCTACAGCACTTATGCCGCCCTTATGTACGGTAGGTTATGGATTGGCAATAGGGAATGCATCATATGCAGGAGGTGCACTTTATCTATTTTCTATCAATGCCGTTTTTATAGCACTTGCTACATTTATAGTTTCAAAAATATTACAGTTTCCGCTGGTTCGCTACGCAAACAGCAAACGTAGAAAAAGGACTGCGCAAATTGCAACAGTAATAGCCATTGCCGTTATGGTGCCAAGTGTTTGGCTGTTTGTGAAATTATTGGACCAACAGGTTTTTGAAAATAAAACCAAGGAGTTTGTAAAGAATGTTATTAATTATGAAGGAGCCGAAGTTGTTAAATTCACACAGGATTATAAAACGAAAAACATTGATGTTTACCTAATTGGGCGTCCCGTTCCACAGAACAAGATAAATGACTGGTTAACGCAACTTGAGGATACAGAAAATTTAGAAGGTAGCCGTTTGCGCATTTATCAAGGGGCTGACCAAAGTGGCGAAATGGCCGCAAAGCTTTCCGGTGAAATTAAAGCGGGAATTCTTGAAGATCTATATGTGAAGAACGAACAGATAATTCAGGATAAAGATGAAAAGATTCGTTTTTTGGAAAACGAGATTGCTTTGTTGAAAATTCAAAATGTTCCTTTTAAAGAATTGAGCGAAGAAATAAAGATCAATTATGAAAGTATAGAAACTTTTAGCTACTCAAATAAAATAACCACCAATTTTAAATCGATTGACACACTTCCCGTGATTAATATTCGCTGGAAAAACAACGTTCCTTCCAAAACTAGGCGGGAGGACCTTACTAAAATAAAAGCTTGGCTAAAATTTAAGTTGAAACTGGATACACTGCAAGTTTCGGAATATCGGTAA
- a CDS encoding SprT-like domain-containing protein, with translation MTEILEKYIPQASVASAFELIKNHNVHLKIVNERVTRHGDYRKMPNGQHQITVNASLNKYRFLITLVHEIAHLEAFAKYGRFIKPHGLEWKRTFQLLMLPFLRPEVFPNQLLPLLARHFKNPKASSDTDAALALALKQFDPENDKNYIFEIPFGGHFRLYNGKIFKRGKQRVKRFECLEVATGRTYLFNPNAEVEFLK, from the coding sequence ATGACGGAAATACTTGAAAAATACATTCCCCAAGCTTCCGTTGCTTCCGCTTTTGAACTCATTAAAAACCACAATGTCCATCTTAAGATTGTAAATGAACGTGTGACCAGGCACGGCGATTACAGAAAAATGCCTAATGGCCAACACCAAATTACCGTAAACGCCTCTTTAAACAAATACCGATTTTTAATTACACTGGTCCACGAAATAGCCCATTTGGAAGCTTTTGCAAAATACGGTCGCTTCATAAAACCGCATGGTTTGGAGTGGAAACGCACCTTTCAGCTTTTGATGCTGCCATTTTTGCGGCCAGAGGTTTTTCCAAATCAATTATTACCCTTATTGGCGCGCCATTTTAAAAATCCAAAAGCTTCCAGTGATACCGATGCAGCATTGGCATTGGCGTTAAAACAGTTCGATCCAGAGAACGATAAAAACTATATCTTTGAAATTCCCTTCGGAGGGCATTTTAGATTGTACAACGGTAAAATTTTTAAGCGCGGCAAGCAGCGCGTGAAACGTTTTGAATGTTTGGAGGTGGCCACGGGAAGAACGTATCTTTTCAATCCCAATGCGGAAGTGGAATTTTTAAAATAG
- the pdhA gene encoding pyruvate dehydrogenase (acetyl-transferring) E1 component subunit alpha yields MKKITKKTYLDWYENMLFWRKFEDKLAQVYINQKVRGFLHLYNGQEAVLAGALHAMDLTKDRMITAYRNHVQPIGMGVDPKKVMAELYGKGTGTSQGLGGSMHIFSKEHRFYGGHGIVGGQIPLGAGLAFADKYFERDAVTLTYMGDGATRQGSLHETFNLAMLWKLPVVFCVENNGYAMGTSVARTANHTDIYKLGMGYEMPCKPVDAMKPEVVAKEMDEAIKRARRGDGPTFLELRTYRYRGHSMSDAQHYRTKEEVAKKQEEDPITYVLHQIYENKWATEAEIKKIDKKVKDLVEECEKFAEESPYPEKNVMFDTVYEQEDYPFLSDKL; encoded by the coding sequence ATGAAGAAAATCACCAAAAAAACGTATCTGGATTGGTACGAAAACATGCTCTTTTGGCGCAAGTTTGAAGATAAACTTGCTCAAGTATATATCAATCAAAAAGTAAGGGGCTTTCTACACCTTTACAATGGTCAGGAAGCTGTACTGGCGGGAGCCTTGCACGCTATGGATCTTACCAAGGACCGAATGATTACCGCATATCGAAACCACGTACAGCCCATCGGGATGGGCGTTGATCCAAAAAAGGTAATGGCAGAATTATATGGAAAGGGCACAGGAACTTCACAAGGTTTGGGAGGCTCGATGCATATCTTTTCCAAAGAGCACCGTTTTTACGGAGGGCACGGTATTGTGGGTGGACAAATTCCATTGGGTGCAGGTTTGGCCTTTGCCGATAAATATTTTGAAAGAGATGCAGTAACCCTAACTTATATGGGCGATGGCGCAACCCGTCAAGGTTCGCTTCACGAAACTTTTAACCTTGCAATGCTTTGGAAACTTCCTGTGGTTTTTTGTGTTGAAAACAATGGGTATGCTATGGGAACTTCTGTGGCCCGAACCGCCAACCACACCGATATTTATAAACTTGGGATGGGTTATGAAATGCCCTGTAAACCCGTAGACGCAATGAAACCCGAAGTTGTAGCAAAAGAAATGGACGAAGCTATAAAACGTGCCCGTCGTGGCGATGGCCCTACATTTTTGGAGTTGCGTACGTATCGATATAGAGGTCACTCTATGAGTGATGCCCAGCATTACCGTACAAAAGAAGAAGTTGCCAAAAAACAAGAAGAAGACCCGATTACTTACGTGCTTCATCAGATTTACGAAAATAAATGGGCAACTGAAGCAGAAATTAAAAAAATTGATAAAAAGGTAAAGGATTTGGTGGAAGAATGTGAAAAATTTGCAGAAGAATCACCATATCCAGAGAAAAACGTAATGTTTGACACTGTATATGAACAGGAAGATTATCCCTTTTTATCCGATAAATTATAA
- the cdd gene encoding cytidine deaminase, protein MKKQKIEINLEVFETLSELPEHIQELMNKAQQARENAYAPYSHFRVGAALRLSSGVIVTGNNQENAAFPSGLCAERVAVFNAGANFPNETITDLAITVRAESHEVAEAIAPCGACRQSLAEYEQKQKTPIAIYFMGETGDIIKVASVMDLLPLGFDAKYL, encoded by the coding sequence TTGAAAAAACAAAAAATTGAAATCAATTTGGAAGTTTTTGAAACACTCTCAGAACTTCCAGAGCACATTCAAGAATTGATGAATAAGGCGCAGCAAGCACGTGAAAATGCTTATGCGCCTTATTCACATTTTAGGGTTGGAGCAGCACTTCGGCTTTCTTCCGGCGTTATAGTAACAGGGAATAACCAAGAAAACGCAGCTTTTCCATCCGGTCTTTGTGCCGAAAGGGTGGCGGTATTTAACGCGGGCGCCAATTTTCCCAATGAAACAATTACCGACTTGGCAATTACCGTACGTGCCGAAAGCCATGAAGTTGCGGAGGCCATTGCGCCCTGTGGAGCTTGTCGCCAATCTTTGGCAGAATACGAGCAAAAGCAAAAAACTCCAATAGCAATCTACTTTATGGGCGAAACCGGAGATATCATCAAAGTGGCTTCTGTAATGGATTTACTGCCGCTGGGCTTTGATGCAAAATATCTTTAA
- a CDS encoding mannose-1-phosphate guanylyltransferase encodes MSKDYYAVIMAGGIGSRFWPVSTQEFPKQFHDMLGTGETLLQKTFSRLNKIIPSENIYILTNEMYLEITLKQLPEISEEQVVLEPAMRNTAPCILLSALKIKKKNPNALMLVAPSDHWIEDENAFADDVQACFNAAQRENILLTLGIEPTFPNTGYGYIESDKNDVSEIKKVKQFREKPNYETAKQFLNAGNFLWNAGIFIWSVKSIVASFEKNLAEMNALFSKGISVLNTSEEKNFIEKNYSGAENISIDYGILEKADNVFVKKATFDWNDLGTWGALYDKLKKNENQNAVVNADTFLKNSENNMIFTDKKKLVVLDGIEDYIVVDKEDVLLLFPKKKEQEIKELLKDVSAQFGKKYL; translated from the coding sequence ATGAGCAAAGATTATTACGCAGTAATTATGGCAGGTGGAATTGGTTCCCGATTTTGGCCCGTGAGCACCCAAGAATTTCCCAAACAGTTTCACGATATGTTAGGAACGGGAGAGACTTTACTGCAAAAAACTTTTTCGAGGCTTAATAAAATTATCCCTTCGGAAAATATCTACATTCTTACCAATGAAATGTATCTGGAAATTACGCTAAAACAACTGCCGGAAATTTCAGAAGAACAAGTGGTCTTGGAGCCCGCCATGCGCAACACCGCACCGTGCATATTACTTTCTGCATTAAAAATAAAAAAGAAAAATCCGAACGCGTTGATGCTCGTAGCGCCCAGTGATCATTGGATTGAAGATGAAAACGCCTTTGCAGATGACGTTCAGGCCTGCTTTAATGCAGCCCAACGGGAAAATATTTTACTTACTTTGGGTATTGAGCCAACCTTTCCAAATACAGGTTACGGCTATATTGAAAGCGACAAAAACGATGTTTCGGAAATTAAAAAAGTAAAACAATTTCGCGAAAAACCTAATTATGAAACGGCAAAGCAGTTTCTAAATGCCGGAAATTTTCTATGGAACGCGGGTATCTTTATTTGGAGCGTAAAAAGTATCGTTGCTTCTTTTGAAAAAAATTTGGCAGAAATGAACGCCCTTTTCTCAAAAGGAATTTCTGTTTTAAATACTTCCGAAGAGAAAAATTTCATTGAAAAAAATTATTCCGGGGCAGAGAATATCTCAATTGATTACGGCATTTTGGAAAAAGCTGACAATGTTTTTGTAAAGAAAGCAACCTTTGATTGGAATGATTTGGGGACATGGGGCGCACTTTATGATAAACTGAAAAAGAACGAAAACCAAAACGCAGTTGTAAATGCTGATACATTCCTGAAAAATTCAGAAAACAATATGATTTTTACCGATAAAAAGAAACTTGTTGTTTTAGACGGAATTGAAGATTATATTGTGGTGGACAAAGAAGATGTTCTTTTGCTGTTTCCGAAGAAAAAAGAACAAGAAATAAAGGAACTTTTAAAAGATGTTTCGGCTCAATTTGGTAAAAAATATTTGTAA
- a CDS encoding pyruvate dehydrogenase complex dihydrolipoamide acetyltransferase, with the protein MAEVINMPRLSDTMEEGTVATWLKKVGDTVKEGDILAEIETDKATMEFESFYEGTLLHIGIKEGETAKVDSLLAIIGEKDEDISDLIDGKSDDKKSAKETSDKKSETSKDKEESKDITEENSKEKTENSSASSELPEGVEVITMPRLSDTMTEGTVASWLKKEGDKVEEGDILAEIETDKATMEFESFYSGTLLKIGVGEGESASVDALLAIIGPKGTDVSGIKLGSKPSASKEKVSEEKKSEEKETIEKDSKKESSSTKALEDKRKSESSQTTNEGRIFVSPLAKKLAEEKGINLRQVRGSGENGRIVKSDIENYQPAAGGGQAYIPVGTESFEEVKNSQMRKTIAKRLAESKFTAPEYYLTVELDMDHAIAAREAINADPDVKISFNDMVIKACAMALRKHPQVNSQWTPEATKIAKHIHIGVAVAVDEGLLVPVLKFADQMTFSQIGAQVKELAGKARNKKITPQEMEGSTFTVSNLGMFGITEFTSIINQPNSAILSVGAIVQKPVVKNGQIAVGNTMTVTLACDHRTVDGATGAKFLQTLRQYIENPVTMFV; encoded by the coding sequence ATGGCCGAAGTAATAAACATGCCGCGTTTAAGCGACACCATGGAAGAAGGCACGGTAGCCACCTGGCTTAAAAAAGTGGGCGATACCGTAAAAGAAGGCGATATTCTTGCCGAAATTGAAACCGATAAAGCCACGATGGAATTCGAATCCTTTTATGAAGGAACCTTACTTCATATCGGGATCAAAGAAGGGGAAACGGCCAAAGTTGATTCTCTTTTGGCGATTATTGGTGAAAAGGATGAAGATATTTCAGATTTGATTGATGGAAAATCTGATGATAAAAAATCTGCTAAAGAAACTTCTGATAAAAAATCAGAAACTTCGAAGGACAAAGAAGAAAGTAAAGATATTACAGAAGAAAATTCCAAAGAAAAAACTGAAAATTCTTCCGCTTCCTCAGAATTGCCCGAAGGCGTTGAGGTAATCACAATGCCTCGTTTGAGCGATACAATGACAGAGGGAACTGTTGCATCTTGGTTAAAAAAGGAAGGCGATAAAGTTGAGGAGGGCGATATTCTTGCCGAAATTGAAACCGATAAAGCCACAATGGAATTTGAGTCATTCTATTCCGGAACGCTTTTAAAAATAGGTGTTGGCGAAGGGGAATCTGCTTCTGTTGATGCCTTGCTTGCAATCATTGGCCCAAAGGGAACCGATGTTTCAGGAATAAAACTTGGTAGCAAACCTTCAGCTTCAAAAGAAAAAGTTTCAGAAGAAAAAAAATCAGAAGAAAAAGAAACCATTGAAAAGGATTCCAAAAAAGAATCTTCATCCACTAAAGCTTTGGAGGACAAACGAAAATCCGAAAGCTCACAAACAACAAACGAAGGTCGCATTTTTGTCTCGCCTTTGGCAAAAAAACTGGCAGAGGAAAAAGGAATCAACCTGCGCCAAGTCCGAGGAAGTGGTGAGAATGGCCGTATCGTTAAAAGCGATATTGAAAATTATCAACCTGCTGCTGGCGGCGGACAGGCTTATATTCCTGTGGGAACAGAAAGTTTTGAGGAAGTGAAAAATTCGCAGATGCGTAAAACCATTGCAAAGCGTTTGGCTGAATCAAAATTCACTGCGCCAGAATATTATTTGACAGTTGAATTGGATATGGATCACGCAATCGCCGCTCGCGAAGCGATAAACGCTGATCCGGATGTGAAGATTTCCTTTAACGATATGGTTATAAAAGCGTGTGCAATGGCATTGCGTAAACATCCGCAGGTAAATAGCCAATGGACGCCGGAAGCAACAAAAATTGCCAAACACATCCACATAGGTGTAGCCGTTGCAGTTGACGAAGGTTTGCTGGTGCCTGTGCTGAAATTTGCGGACCAAATGACGTTTTCACAAATTGGAGCACAGGTTAAAGAACTTGCAGGAAAAGCACGAAACAAAAAAATCACGCCGCAGGAAATGGAAGGCAGTACCTTTACCGTTTCTAACCTTGGAATGTTTGGAATAACCGAATTCACTTCCATTATCAACCAACCAAACTCCGCAATTTTATCGGTTGGTGCAATCGTTCAAAAGCCGGTTGTAAAAAATGGGCAAATTGCTGTGGGCAATACAATGACAGTAACCTTGGCCTGCGATCACAGAACTGTTGATGGCGCGACGGGCGCAAAATTCCTGCAAACCTTACGACAGTATATTGAGAATCCGGTGACGATGTTCGTTTAA
- the porV gene encoding type IX secretion system outer membrane channel protein PorV → MKKLIIPILLSLVAFKGMAQEPGNDNTGIENRVITTGVPFILIAADPRAAGMGDIGVTTSADAFSQQWNPAKYAFSLSKQGVGVTYTPYLSKLVNDIFLGNITYYNRLNERSAVAASFRYFSNGEIELRQTAEEEPLLVKPNELLFDVSYSLRLSERFSMAVAGRYIRSDLKLQTAIEDASAASSFAVDIAGYYQSEEIPYNDFDGRWRMGFNISNIGPKLKYDEVGSESNLPTNLALGGGFDFILDEYNKVGVSAQVNKLLVPTPSDSNDDGIINSEDDYYNESFFGGMFSSFGDAPDGFSEELKEFTWALGAEYWYQDVFAFRGGYFNESDDKGSRKFASIGAGFRYTAINIDISYLFSTSKLANSPLDGTLRFGLTFNFGDTYDEY, encoded by the coding sequence ATGAAGAAATTAATTATTCCAATTTTATTAAGTTTAGTTGCCTTTAAGGGGATGGCGCAAGAACCAGGCAACGACAATACTGGTATCGAGAATCGCGTTATAACAACAGGAGTTCCTTTTATATTGATAGCAGCAGATCCACGTGCTGCGGGTATGGGTGATATAGGTGTTACTACATCTGCCGACGCATTTTCACAACAATGGAATCCCGCTAAATACGCTTTCTCTTTATCAAAGCAAGGGGTTGGAGTTACCTATACACCATACTTAAGCAAATTGGTAAACGATATATTCTTAGGAAACATAACATATTACAATCGATTGAACGAACGTAGCGCAGTTGCTGCAAGTTTCCGCTACTTCAGCAATGGTGAAATAGAATTGCGCCAAACGGCGGAAGAAGAGCCGCTATTGGTTAAGCCTAACGAACTTCTTTTCGATGTTTCCTATTCACTTCGCCTTAGCGAGCGTTTTTCTATGGCCGTTGCCGGTAGGTACATCCGTTCAGATTTAAAATTACAGACTGCTATTGAAGACGCCTCCGCGGCAAGTTCATTTGCAGTAGATATTGCGGGATACTATCAAAGTGAGGAAATTCCATACAACGACTTTGACGGTCGTTGGAGAATGGGTTTCAATATTTCAAACATAGGTCCAAAACTAAAATATGATGAAGTAGGCTCAGAAAGTAACTTGCCCACCAACCTTGCTTTGGGTGGGGGTTTCGACTTTATTCTTGACGAATACAACAAAGTAGGTGTTTCTGCACAGGTTAATAAATTATTGGTTCCTACGCCCAGCGATTCAAATGATGACGGAATTATAAACAGCGAGGACGATTATTATAACGAAAGCTTCTTTGGAGGTATGTTTTCCTCATTCGGCGATGCACCTGATGGTTTCAGCGAAGAGTTAAAAGAATTCACTTGGGCTTTGGGTGCTGAATACTGGTACCAAGACGTTTTTGCTTTTAGAGGAGGTTACTTCAACGAAAGTGATGATAAAGGTTCAAGAAAATTTGCGTCAATTGGTGCAGGTTTCCGTTACACCGCAATTAATATCGATATTTCGTACTTGTTCTCTACTTCCAAATTGGCAAACAGTCCATTGGACGGAACACTTCGTTTTGGACTTACTTTTAACTTTGGCGATACGTACGACGAATATTAA